The following is a genomic window from Nitrososphaerota archaeon.
AGGTTGCTGGTGGTGAAGAGGGCGGAAGACCCGCATCGGGGGCTCTGGGCTTTTCCAGGAAGAAAGGTCGAAGCCGGGGAGACCCCCATGGAGGCGGCGCTGAGGGAAACCAGGGAGGAGGTGGGCCTGGACGTGGAGATAGAAGGCATCTTCGACGTGGTGACCTATTTCCCAAACGAGCTGGGAAAGGGAGTGCGGGACCAGGTCGTCCTAGTCGACTAACTTGCGAAGCCCGTGAGGGGGAGGGTAAGGATCAACGACGAGTCGACGGCGTTCAGGTGGGCCCTTCCATCGGAGCTCGCCCGCCTGGGCACCACCCGCCAGATGATCGCCTGCGCGATGAAGTACGCAGAGATGGAGGTCCGATGACCTGCCGCGCCTGCAGCTTCGGCCCTTCGCCGCGCTACTTCTCTTTGTTCCCGCTCAGCCACCACTCAAGGTAGTCGGCCTGCTGCCTGGAGCGTTTCCGTCTCTCCTCGTCTTCGGGGTCTCCCTTTGCTTTGAATCTGGCGTCTGAAAGCTGGTCCCTGGTGAGGAACGCGCCGCACTTCTTGCACCCGTACCTCTTGGTCGGGGCGTCGTACAGCAGTATACCTGCGTGGCACTCGGGGCATGTCTGATCCAACACGAATCGGAGCCCATCCGCGCCGCCGTGTCCTTAACGGTTTCCCTTCCCACGGATTAAGGCTGCAATTCGTTATATAGAGATGAGAGATGAGCCGTTCCGATTAACAAGTGGCCGAAAGGGTTGTCCTCGCGGGCCCCGCCTCGGAAGAACTGGGGAGGTCTGTGGCGGAGAAGCTCGGCCTCCCGCTGCTGGATGCCGAGTTCAAGGTCTTTCCCGACGGTGAAACGAAGTTCACCGTCAGCGACAAGGTCTCGGGAAAGGGGGTCGTCATCGTCCAGTCGACCCACCACCCCGTCGACCAGCACCTCTTCCAGCTCCTCCTCGCCTCCCACCAGCTGAGCGAAGAGGGGGCGAAGGTCACCGCCGTCGTCCCCTATCTGGCCTACGCCAGGCAGGACAAGCAGTTCCTCCCGGGGGAGGGGGTGACCTTGGGGGTGGTGGCGCACCTGATGCGTTCAGTCGGGGTGCGGAGGCTCGTCACCGTAGACATACATTCAGCGGAGGGGCTCGCGCTCTTCTCCTTCCCCACGTACAGCGTGTCTGCGATACCGAGCCTGGTCGCCTACGCCAGGGAGACCCTCGGCCTGAAGGACCCGGTGGTCATCTCGCCTGACTTCGGAGGGTCCAAGAGGACCGAGGCGTTCGCCTCGCTTTACGGCGCGCCGTTCCTGCAGCTGTCGAAGTCTAGGGACCGCACCAGCGGCGAGGTCACGGTGAGGGAGTCGAAGCTCGACGTGGAAGGCAAGGAAGTCGTGATAGTGGACGACATAATCAGTACCGGGGGGACCGTGAATGCGGCAGCGCAGACCGTGATGAAACAGGGGGCAAAGCGGGCGCTGGCCATCTGCGTCCACGGGCTCTTCGTAGGGAGCGCAGTCGAGATCCTCGAAAGGGCATCGGTGAAGACCATCGTAAGCACTAACACGGTCCCCGGCCGGTTCAGCCAGGTTGACGTCTCGGACGCTATCGCTTCGCACCTCAGGACATTTGAAGAATAAGGCCCTCGTCCTCCTGTCGGGCGAGCCCGGCTCTATCCCGGCAGCCGAGGCCAGAGCCCTCTTCCGGGCCTACGACCACTCGACGACCTTCGAACAGCCGTCCCCCAGAGTGGTCGTAGCCGAGTCGGCGGCGGACCCCTTCCTGGTGGGCCGAAGGATAGCCTTCGCGCGGCGGGTCGGCGTCGTCGTCCGCGGCCCTCGGGACGCCGGGCCTCTCCTGAAGGGGAGGAAGGTCAGGTTCAGATGCTTCGACCTCCGGCCGGGGCGCGCACCACCGGACCCGGAGCCGTATCTGAGGGGGGTCGACGCCGAGGTCGACCTGCGCGCCCCCGAGTTGGAGATGACCCTCGTCAGGGGAGACGAAGAGTACCTGGCGGTCACCTCGCCTGGGACGATGCTGCAGGGGTGGTCTGTCAGGCGCCCAAGGAGGCGGCCCTTCTTCCACCCATCGGCAATCTTCCCGAAGCTGTCCCGGGCACTGGTGAACCTCACCGGGTGCGCGGCCGGAGACGTGCTACTCGACCCCTTCGCCGGGACGGGGAGCCTCCTCCTGGAGGCGACTCTCGTGGGGGCCCGTGCGGTGGCGATAGACCAGGTCAAGGGGATGGCCCTAGGAGAGGTCGAGAACATGAAACACTTTGGTCAGGAGTGGCTTGGCGTCCTGCGGGCCGACGCTGGAAGCATCCCGCTGAGGAGGGTGGACGCCGTGGCGACCGACATGCCCTACGGAAGGGTCTCGAGCACCAGGGGGAAAGAGCCCGAAGAGATACTCAGCGGCCTCTTCGCCGCGCTCGGAGAGATAATGCCCCCCGGCGGCGCGCTGGTGCTCATGCACCGGAAGGAGGTGTCAGTGTCAGGGGAGCACCTCTTTTCGGTCGTCGAAGAGCACGACCTTCACGTTCATAAGCTCCTGACGAGGACAATATCGGTCCTCAGGAGGAGATAGTTTCGGTAAAGCTCGCGGTCACTTTTCTCGGGACGAGCTCTGCCGCCCCTACGAAGGAGCGGGGGCTTCCGTCCATAGCCGTAAGGCGGGAAGGGGACGTCGTTTTGATGGACTGCGGCGAGGGGGTGCAGCGCCAGGTCCTGGCGCATTCCATCGGCCTCGGGAAGGACATGGTGGTCTTGGTCACCCACCTCCACGGCGACCACGTGACGGGGCTCCTGGGGCTCCTCCAGACCATGAGCCTCGCCCAGAGGCGGAAGCCCCTTGACCTGGTCGGCCCGCCGCCGCTCCTGCGCTGGCTCCAGGTGACTTCCGACCTCCTCCACGTGAGTCTGACCTTCCCCATCAGGTTCACCCCTGTAAAGCCCGGGATCGTCTTCCGTGCCCCTGGCTTCCGGATAAGGGCCGCCAGGGCGGTCCACTCGGTGGAGGCCTACAGCTATCTGATCGAGGAGAGCGGCCGTCCCGGGGTGTTCCATCCCGAGAAGGCGAAGGCCCTCGGGGTCCCCGAAGGGAAGCTCTGGTCTGCCTTACAGAAGGGGAGGACGGTGTCGGTTCACGGGAAGAAGGTCAGGCCGTCCGCTGTCACGGGACCCCCTCGGCCGGGAAGGCGCATAGGCTACTCCGGCGACACCCGCCCTTCGCCACAGCTCGCCCGTTTCTTCTCCGGCTGCGACCTTCTGATCTTCGACTCCACCTTCAAGGGAAGCGACGGGGACAAGGCGGTGGCCAGGAAGCACAGCACGTGCATCGAAGCCGCCGAGATGGCGAAGAAAGCGAAGGCCCGGAGGCTTGTCCTCACCCACTTCAGCGCCAGATATACGAGCACGGCCCCCCTGGTGAAGGAGGCCCGGAGGGTGTTCCCCGCCGTCATGGCGGCCTCAGACGGCCTCACGGTAGAAGTGGACTACCCTCCCTCCTGACTCCGTCGCGGCGCCCCGTCTCTCTTCTCCCCATGAACATCGGCCAAAGGACGCTGTCACCCGGTCCGCCAGGCGCGCCGGCCGAAGAGGCTGTCAGGCACCGGGGTCGGCGCTGGCCGCCCTATCTGGAGGCAGGCTCTCCTTCGTAAACGGTCAGCCAATCGACGACCTCCTCCAGCTTGGGGGATGATATGGTGAGGTGGATAGGCCCCAGGGGCGACTCGCCGGGGCTCCCGCAGACGGCCATCACTCCTGCGGCCGCGGCTTGCCTGTTCAA
Proteins encoded in this region:
- a CDS encoding NUDIX domain-containing protein, with the translated sequence MSLPPGSTPPRRIVLGAGTVVHRGGRLLVVKRAEDPHRGLWAFPGRKVEAGETPMEAALRETREEVGLDVEIEGIFDVVTYFPNELGKGVRDQVVLVD
- a CDS encoding ribose-phosphate pyrophosphokinase, with amino-acid sequence MAERVVLAGPASEELGRSVAEKLGLPLLDAEFKVFPDGETKFTVSDKVSGKGVVIVQSTHHPVDQHLFQLLLASHQLSEEGAKVTAVVPYLAYARQDKQFLPGEGVTLGVVAHLMRSVGVRRLVTVDIHSAEGLALFSFPTYSVSAIPSLVAYARETLGLKDPVVISPDFGGSKRTEAFASLYGAPFLQLSKSRDRTSGEVTVRESKLDVEGKEVVIVDDIISTGGTVNAAAQTVMKQGAKRALAICVHGLFVGSAVEILERASVKTIVSTNTVPGRFSQVDVSDAIASHLRTFEE
- the rnz gene encoding ribonuclease Z gives rise to the protein MGPQEEIVSVKLAVTFLGTSSAAPTKERGLPSIAVRREGDVVLMDCGEGVQRQVLAHSIGLGKDMVVLVTHLHGDHVTGLLGLLQTMSLAQRRKPLDLVGPPPLLRWLQVTSDLLHVSLTFPIRFTPVKPGIVFRAPGFRIRAARAVHSVEAYSYLIEESGRPGVFHPEKAKALGVPEGKLWSALQKGRTVSVHGKKVRPSAVTGPPRPGRRIGYSGDTRPSPQLARFFSGCDLLIFDSTFKGSDGDKAVARKHSTCIEAAEMAKKAKARRLVLTHFSARYTSTAPLVKEARRVFPAVMAASDGLTVEVDYPPS